One window from the genome of Saccharomyces mikatae IFO 1815 strain IFO1815 genome assembly, chromosome: 2 encodes:
- the ARC40 gene encoding Arc40p (similar to Saccharomyces cerevisiae ARC40 (YBR234C); ancestral locus Anc_6.143), producing the protein MSFSNSKDKSVVAVYKLVKAPIYSHCFSQDKSVLAVTCETDCLVYKVSNNTSPVLFATLKDHDKTITAVDISVHGRIVTCSQDRNAYVWEPLSDGTYKPTLVLLRINRAATSVTWAPSGYKFAVGSSARIIAVCYYEHENNWWVSKHIKKPIKSTVNCLSWHENGVLLAAGGTDGFMRVFSGFIKGLDSKESVAGSPWGQKFPFGCLIKEWYQGSYIHDVEWRSQVERIAYVAHDGTLNVVDYQSPVQSVNAPEGLPYRSLVWINDHEIVCGGYSCHPVLFSEASEGWKFAKNLDKIDNDKSSALAGSGNISDLSGGDDEGSTFGISALRKFKELDLKGKVSTDVQESSHENAIVELRPFAESSGQVTKVSSCGLDGKIVIYTI; encoded by the coding sequence ATGTCATTTTCCAACTCCAAGGACAAGTCTGTTGTTGCCGTCTACAAATTGGTCAAAGCGCCAATTTATTCACATTGCTTTTCTCAAGATAAATCTGTTCTAGCCGTTACTTGCGAAACGGATTGTCTAGTTTATAAAGTTTCTAATAATACCTCCCCTGTTTTATTCGCCACCTTGAAAGACCATGATAAAACCATTACCGCGGTGGACATCTCTGTACATGGTCGTATTGTGACCTGTTCTCAAGACCGTAATGCTTACGTGTGGGAACCATTGAGTGATGGAACGTATAAGCCTACTTTAGTGCTTCTACGTATTAATAGAGCCGCCACTTCAGTTACATGGGCACCAAGCGGTTATAAGTTTGCTGTCGGATCCAGTGCCAGGATCATTGCTGTTTGTTATTACGAACACGAGAATAACTGGTGGGTGTCAAAACACATCAAGAAACCTATTAAATCCACCGTCAATTGCCTCTCTTGGCACGAAAATGGTGTGTTATTGGCTGCTGGTGGCACTGATGGGTTTATGCGTGTTTTCAGTGGGTTTATCAAGGGTTTGGATTCCAAGGAGTCTGTAGCGGGATCACCCTGGGGCCAGAAATTTCCTTTTGGTTgcttaataaaagaatggtACCAAGGTTCTTACATCCATGATGTGGAGTGGAGAAGCCAGGTGGAAAGAATTGCTTATGTGGCGCATGATGGTACTTTGAATGTAGTAGATTACCAATCTCCAGTACAATCGGTTAATGCTCCAGAAGGTTTACCATACCGATCTTTAGTGTGGATCAACGACCACGAGATTGTTTGTGGAGGATATTCTTGCCATCCTGTGTTGTTCAGCGAAGCCTCTGAAGGTTGGAAATTTGCGAAGAATTTAGATAAAATCGACAATGACAAGTCTTCTGCTTTGGCAGGGTCAGGTAACATTAGTGATTTGAGtggtggtgatgatgaaggTTCAACGTTTGGTATCTCTGCATTGAGAAAATTCAAGGAATTAGATTTAAAAGGTAAAGTTAGCACAGATGTTCAAGAAAGCTCACACGAAAATGCCATTGTGGAGTTAAGACCCTTTGCAGAATCCAGCGGTCAGGTCACTAAAGTTTCCTCCTGTGGGCTAGACGGCAAAATCGTCATTTATACAATTTGA
- the DAD3 gene encoding Dad3p (similar to Saccharomyces cerevisiae DAD3 (YBR233W-A); ancestral locus Anc_6.142), with the protein MEHTLSPLQQEVLDKYKRLSLDLRALDETIKQLNHSQHHQQHIEQETVSPDEILQEMRDIEVKIGLVGTLLKGSVYSLILQRKQEQKFLSNNFDQ; encoded by the coding sequence ATGGAGCACACCCTTTCACCTTTACAACAAGAAGTATTGGATAAATACAAGAGACTCTCTTTAGATCTAAGAGCACTGGACGAAACAATAAAACAACTAAACCATTCACAACATCACCAACAGCATATAGAGCAAGAAACTGTATCGCCCGATGAAATACTACAAGAAATGAGGGACATAGAAGTCAAAATTGGCTTAGTCGGAACGCTACTGAAAGGTAGCGTGTACTCGCTTATTTTACAAAGAAAGCAAGAACAGAAGTTTTTGAGCAACAATTTCGATCAATGA